Proteins encoded within one genomic window of Mya arenaria isolate MELC-2E11 chromosome 13, ASM2691426v1:
- the LOC128214992 gene encoding uncharacterized protein LOC128214992: MADTETGTGDEIEFTTPAYACDEKKKDGFIRVIVAIKNLTTSTEIVRRGILPKAVKKPANAKLNVVFENQAFDLTVRGEKGGMKGKNYQLKIRQLPHEINSDDSYHEVEDDRVLLFLRKLQNKSWYPELDNGLETAEEEEEAK; the protein is encoded by the exons ATGGCGGATACTGAAACTGGAACAGGAGATGAAATTGAGTTTACAACGCCTGCTTACG CATGTGATGAGAAGAAGAAAGATGGTTTTATTCGTGTGATTGTTGCTATCAAGAACCTTACAACCAGTACGGAAATTGTGAGAAGGGGCATTTTGCCGAAGGCCGTGAAAAAACCTGCCAATGCCAAACTGAATGTTGTCTTTGAGAATCA GGCATTTGATCTGACAGTTCGAGGAGAGAAGGGAGGAATGAAAGGGAAGAACTACCAGCTGAAAATCAGACAGCTGCCACATGAGATAAACAGTGATGACAGCTACCATGAG GTTGAGGATGACAGGGTTCTTCTGTTCCTGCGTAAACTCCAAAACAAATCCTGGTACCCGGAACTAGACAACGGCCTGGAGACTGCAGAGGAGGAAGAGGAGGCGAAATAG